In Deinococcus proteolyticus MRP, a single genomic region encodes these proteins:
- a CDS encoding 2,3-bisphosphoglycerate-independent phosphoglycerate mutase yields the protein MTDLIPVISGLSKKTDSKIVLVVLDGVGGLPMSPGGPTELEAAKTPFLDALAAQSQLGQLELVGPGITPGSGPGHLSLFGYDPLTYTVGRGALSAVGIGVKLNAGDVAVRGNFATLGEGRTVLDRRAGRPTTEKNEEIVAKLRAAIHEIDSTPVEIYTESEHRFVVVFRAGSTPLGAHISDVDPQVTGVPPRDAQAGDEASQKTANLVNEFVKRAEATLSAEPQVNGVLFRGYSDVPHFPQFSDVYKLSAACIAGYPMYKGLASLVGMNVLDVDSVEDAPEGKLDALRREWDNYDFFFFHVKKTDSTGEDGNFDAKVGKIELFDSVLPQILDLNPDVLCVVGDHSTPSRLASHSWHPVPVLIHSKYGRSDAAERFTETEAVKGSLGLRPGTALMPLLMANALKLEKYGA from the coding sequence AAGACCGACAGCAAAATCGTGCTGGTGGTGCTGGACGGCGTGGGCGGCCTGCCGATGTCCCCGGGCGGCCCCACCGAGCTGGAAGCGGCCAAGACCCCCTTTCTGGACGCTCTGGCCGCGCAGAGCCAGCTGGGCCAGCTGGAATTGGTCGGCCCCGGCATCACCCCGGGCAGTGGACCTGGCCACCTGAGTCTGTTCGGCTACGACCCCCTGACCTACACGGTCGGACGCGGCGCCCTGAGTGCCGTGGGCATCGGCGTGAAACTGAATGCCGGCGACGTGGCGGTGCGCGGCAACTTTGCCACCCTGGGTGAGGGCCGCACCGTGCTGGACCGCCGCGCCGGGCGCCCCACCACCGAAAAGAACGAGGAAATCGTGGCGAAGCTGCGCGCCGCTATCCACGAAATTGACTCCACCCCGGTCGAAATCTATACCGAGTCCGAGCACCGCTTCGTGGTGGTGTTCCGCGCCGGGTCCACGCCGCTGGGCGCCCACATCAGCGATGTGGACCCACAGGTCACCGGCGTGCCGCCCCGCGACGCCCAGGCCGGCGACGAGGCCAGCCAGAAGACGGCCAATCTGGTCAACGAATTCGTGAAGCGTGCTGAGGCCACCCTGAGCGCCGAGCCGCAGGTCAACGGGGTGCTGTTCCGGGGCTATTCGGACGTGCCGCACTTCCCGCAGTTCAGCGATGTCTACAAGCTGAGTGCCGCCTGCATCGCGGGCTACCCGATGTACAAGGGCCTCGCCAGCCTGGTGGGAATGAACGTGCTGGACGTGGACAGCGTGGAAGACGCGCCAGAAGGCAAGCTGGACGCCCTGCGCCGCGAGTGGGACAACTACGATTTCTTCTTCTTTCACGTCAAGAAGACCGACTCTACCGGCGAGGACGGCAACTTCGACGCCAAAGTTGGCAAAATTGAGCTGTTCGACAGCGTCCTGCCGCAGATTCTGGACCTGAACCCCGATGTGCTGTGCGTGGTGGGCGACCACTCCACCCCTTCCCGGCTGGCCAGCCACTCCTGGCACCCGGTCCCGGTGCTGATTCACAGCAAGTACGGCCGCAGCGACGCCGCCGAGCGCTTCACCGAGACCGAGGCCGTCAAGGGCAGCCTGGGCCTGCGCCCCGGCACCGCCCTGATGCCGCTGCTGATGGCAAACGCCCTGAAGCTGGAAAAGTACGGGGCGTAA
- a CDS encoding YebC/PmpR family DNA-binding transcriptional regulator, with protein MAGHNKWSQIKRKKGANDKKRSAIISKHLRAITAAVRSGGSDDPSGNLALKNAIAAAKSDTVPVDNINNAIKRAAGGADSGQDFKEVTYEGYGPGGTAIFIEALTDNVNRTVADVRAVFNKRGGSLGNSGSVAWQFEKKGVILLPDASEAAQEAAIEYGAEDLQVSEDGLEITTDPTELYAVQDGLASAGFTTENASLSRIPSNTVAVSSEDAGKLLRIVDALEELDDVQNVFTNAEWPDDLDLG; from the coding sequence ATGGCAGGTCACAACAAATGGTCTCAGATCAAGCGAAAAAAGGGCGCCAACGACAAGAAGCGCAGCGCCATCATCTCCAAGCACCTGCGCGCCATCACGGCGGCGGTGCGTTCGGGGGGCAGTGACGACCCCAGCGGCAACCTGGCCCTGAAAAACGCCATCGCGGCGGCCAAGTCCGACACGGTGCCGGTGGACAACATCAACAACGCCATCAAGCGGGCGGCGGGCGGCGCGGATTCCGGGCAGGATTTCAAGGAAGTCACCTACGAGGGCTACGGCCCCGGCGGCACTGCCATTTTTATCGAGGCGCTGACCGACAACGTGAACCGCACCGTGGCCGACGTGCGCGCCGTGTTCAACAAGCGCGGCGGCTCTCTAGGCAACTCGGGCAGCGTGGCGTGGCAGTTCGAGAAAAAGGGCGTGATTCTGCTGCCCGATGCCAGCGAAGCGGCGCAGGAAGCCGCCATCGAGTACGGCGCCGAGGACCTTCAGGTGTCCGAGGACGGCCTGGAAATCACCACCGACCCCACCGAGCTGTACGCGGTGCAAGACGGCCTGGCCTCGGCGGGCTTTACCACCGAGAACGCCTCGCTGAGCCGCATTCCCAGCAACACGGTGGCCGTGAGCAGCGAAGACGCCGGCAAGCTGCTGCGTATCGTGGACGCCCTGGAAGAACTGGACGACGTGCAGAACGTGTTCACCAACGCCGAGTGGCCCGACGACCTGGACCTGGGCTGA
- a CDS encoding response regulator transcription factor encodes MEQRILVIEDNPDISRVVQYELEQAGYEALTAPDGISGLTLAREEHPDLVILDLGLPDLDGAEVTRRLRKNSSMPIIILTAMDALDRKVALLEAGADDYMTKPFYPEELVARVKVQLRHQQHGDVIRVGDLEIHPQKRLCYFKGHEVRLSPREFDLLTFLARQPGRVYSRAEIEREVWSGDLPSNSNVVDVHMANMRSKLRDLDGYGLIRTVRGIGYALKTP; translated from the coding sequence ATGGAGCAGCGGATTTTGGTCATCGAGGATAACCCGGATATCAGCCGGGTGGTGCAGTATGAACTGGAGCAGGCCGGCTACGAGGCGCTGACCGCGCCCGACGGCATCAGTGGACTGACACTGGCCCGCGAGGAGCACCCCGATCTGGTCATTTTGGACCTGGGCCTGCCTGACCTGGACGGCGCCGAGGTAACCCGCCGCCTGCGCAAGAACAGCTCCATGCCCATCATCATCCTGACCGCGATGGACGCACTGGACCGCAAGGTGGCGCTGCTGGAAGCCGGCGCCGACGACTACATGACCAAGCCTTTCTACCCCGAGGAACTGGTCGCCCGCGTCAAGGTGCAGCTGCGCCACCAGCAGCACGGCGACGTGATCCGGGTGGGCGACCTGGAAATTCATCCCCAGAAGCGGCTGTGCTACTTCAAGGGTCACGAGGTGCGGCTCTCGCCCCGCGAGTTCGACCTACTCACGTTCCTGGCGCGGCAGCCGGGCCGGGTCTATTCCCGCGCCGAAATCGAGCGCGAGGTGTGGAGTGGCGACCTGCCCAGCAACTCCAACGTGGTGGATGTCCACATGGCCAACATGCGCTCCAAGCTGCGCGACCTGGACGGCTACGGCCTGATTCGCACGGTGCGCGGTATCGGCTACGCTCTCAAGACGCCCTGA
- a CDS encoding S8 family peptidase — protein MKPFRLTSLALALGVSLSLGLGTQAEAQTFKLSPGLQKKLQAGDQQPVGVIVRFEFSNTARGRQNLGQLRSQLAQNLSRLGPSAALLNQALRSGAGTELWLDQSVYLPLTPRQALALAALPNVKEVFENFQVEVPRAVALSTAAAPAGTPAHLQQIGAPQAWAAGFKGSGIRIGHLDSGIDASHPELSGKLAAFAEFDAEGNRVSGAVPRDTTNHGTHTAGLLVGNTVGVAPDAKVISALVLPNNEGTFAQVIAGMQYVIDPDNNAATNDGAQVVNMSLGIPGSWNEFRVPVTNMLNAGIVPVFAIGNYGPTAGTTGSPGNLPEAIGVGAVDASGQVATFSSRGPAIWNINGQNVQVTKPDIAAPGVTITSAFPGGGYGAMSGSSQASPIAAGAVALMLQAKPGSTVDAVKNALYSSASNAGAKNNNVGFGQISVPGALGRLGVNLNQPAPAPAPTPAPAPAPTPTPVPTPAPTPAPTPTPAPTPTPAPTPAPAPTPAPELAFSATPGEFMLSRGQSRAVQLWTNIPANIAINAPAGLQTSLSGGVITVTNASAADGLQPITVTATSVDAPTRTRTRTLTLSVTTVGAPAPAPAPAPAPTPAPAPTPTPAPAPTTPAPTAPAPTGPAGFTLCALEGSKCDFSGVREAYFGTAGRYLNGVGTDGFMCSVQEWGADPAPGQRKGCFIKNLPGTPAPAPTQPAPTQPAPAQPAPTQPGTAAKPRVLLVDDDMGSRNDVTAFLRDAIRANAVSGGALLWDTRQGPVPLSQMQRADIVVWATGDSYTNTLTAQDQQNLARYLQGGGRLLLTGQDIGYDIGRTAFYDQFLGSAFVRDSSGAPALNTAAPLSAAGYRLNAAGSAGNQLYPDVLAPTRGAALAGTWNAQVNAQSLPRDTDRRRAQAKAGAAVRAQSAGNGAVVLFNPGSFKTANLGFGLEGLSPQDRNTLTVTLFAWLMQ, from the coding sequence ATGAAACCTTTCCGTTTGACCTCTCTGGCCCTGGCGCTGGGTGTCAGCCTGTCGCTCGGCCTGGGCACTCAGGCCGAAGCGCAGACTTTCAAGCTGTCGCCGGGCCTGCAAAAGAAACTGCAGGCCGGCGACCAGCAACCTGTCGGCGTGATTGTGCGCTTCGAGTTCTCCAACACGGCCCGTGGCCGCCAGAACCTGGGGCAGCTGCGCTCCCAGCTGGCACAGAACCTCAGCCGCCTGGGGCCGTCGGCCGCGCTGCTGAACCAGGCCCTGCGTAGCGGCGCCGGCACTGAGCTGTGGCTGGACCAGAGCGTGTACCTGCCGCTGACTCCCCGTCAGGCGCTGGCGCTGGCTGCGCTGCCCAACGTCAAGGAAGTGTTCGAGAACTTCCAGGTGGAGGTGCCCCGCGCCGTGGCCCTGAGTACGGCCGCCGCGCCCGCCGGCACCCCAGCCCACCTGCAGCAGATTGGAGCGCCGCAGGCCTGGGCCGCCGGATTCAAGGGCTCGGGCATCCGTATCGGGCACCTGGACAGCGGGATTGACGCTTCGCACCCCGAGCTGAGCGGCAAGCTGGCCGCTTTTGCCGAGTTCGATGCCGAAGGCAACCGCGTGAGCGGCGCTGTACCCCGCGACACCACCAACCACGGCACCCACACCGCCGGCCTGCTGGTGGGCAACACCGTAGGTGTGGCCCCGGACGCCAAGGTCATCAGCGCCCTGGTGCTGCCGAACAACGAGGGCACCTTCGCGCAGGTGATTGCCGGTATGCAGTACGTCATTGACCCCGACAACAACGCCGCCACCAACGACGGCGCGCAGGTGGTCAACATGAGCCTGGGGATTCCCGGCAGCTGGAACGAATTCCGCGTGCCAGTGACCAATATGCTGAATGCCGGTATCGTGCCGGTGTTCGCCATCGGCAACTATGGCCCCACCGCCGGCACCACCGGCAGCCCCGGCAACCTGCCCGAAGCCATCGGCGTAGGCGCGGTAGACGCCAGCGGTCAGGTGGCGACCTTCAGCAGCCGTGGCCCCGCCATCTGGAACATCAATGGCCAGAACGTGCAGGTCACCAAGCCCGACATCGCCGCGCCCGGCGTGACCATTACCAGTGCCTTCCCCGGCGGTGGCTACGGGGCGATGAGCGGCTCCTCACAGGCCAGCCCCATTGCGGCTGGAGCTGTGGCCCTGATGCTGCAGGCCAAACCCGGCAGCACCGTAGACGCCGTCAAGAACGCCCTGTACAGCAGTGCCAGCAACGCCGGCGCCAAGAACAACAACGTAGGCTTCGGCCAGATCAGCGTCCCCGGTGCTCTGGGCCGCCTGGGGGTGAACCTGAATCAGCCCGCGCCTGCGCCGGCTCCTACTCCTGCCCCCGCTCCGGCTCCTACCCCCACGCCGGTACCTACCCCAGCCCCTACACCTGCTCCCACCCCCACACCTGCTCCCACCCCCACGCCTGCTCCTACCCCTGCGCCGGCTCCCACCCCTGCGCCCGAACTGGCCTTCAGTGCCACGCCCGGCGAATTCATGCTGAGCCGTGGGCAGTCTCGTGCCGTGCAGCTGTGGACGAACATTCCGGCCAACATCGCCATCAATGCGCCCGCCGGCCTGCAGACCAGCCTGAGCGGCGGCGTCATCACGGTGACCAATGCCTCGGCTGCGGACGGCCTTCAGCCCATCACCGTCACCGCCACCAGTGTGGACGCCCCCACCCGCACCCGCACCCGCACCCTGACCCTGAGCGTGACGACGGTGGGCGCACCTGCGCCGGCTCCGGCCCCGGCACCTGCCCCTACCCCGGCCCCCGCGCCTACTCCCACTCCTGCACCGGCTCCTACTACGCCGGCCCCCACTGCGCCGGCTCCGACTGGCCCGGCCGGCTTCACCCTGTGTGCGCTGGAAGGTTCCAAGTGCGACTTCAGCGGTGTACGTGAGGCGTACTTCGGCACGGCAGGACGTTACCTGAACGGGGTCGGCACCGACGGCTTCATGTGCAGCGTGCAGGAGTGGGGTGCCGACCCGGCTCCCGGCCAGCGCAAGGGCTGCTTTATCAAGAACCTGCCGGGAACCCCTGCGCCCGCCCCTACCCAGCCCGCCCCTACTCAGCCGGCACCCGCCCAGCCTGCCCCTACCCAGCCGGGCACCGCAGCCAAGCCCCGCGTGCTGCTGGTAGATGACGACATGGGCAGCCGCAATGATGTGACCGCCTTCTTGCGTGACGCCATCCGGGCCAACGCGGTCAGCGGCGGAGCGCTGCTGTGGGACACCCGCCAGGGCCCGGTGCCGCTCTCGCAGATGCAGCGCGCCGACATCGTGGTGTGGGCCACCGGCGACAGCTACACGAACACCCTGACTGCCCAGGACCAGCAGAATCTGGCCCGTTACCTGCAGGGCGGTGGCCGTCTGCTGCTGACCGGTCAGGACATCGGCTACGACATCGGCCGCACGGCCTTTTACGACCAGTTCCTGGGCAGCGCTTTCGTGCGCGACTCCAGCGGTGCGCCGGCCCTGAACACGGCCGCTCCCCTGAGCGCCGCCGGCTACCGCCTGAACGCGGCGGGTAGCGCTGGCAACCAGCTGTACCCCGACGTGCTGGCCCCCACCCGTGGCGCGGCCCTGGCCGGCACCTGGAATGCTCAGGTGAACGCCCAGAGCCTGCCCCGCGACACCGACCGCCGCCGTGCTCAGGCCAAGGCCGGAGCCGCAGTGCGCGCCCAGTCGGCCGGCAACGGCGCTGTCGTGCTGTTCAACCCCGGCAGCTTCAAGACGGCCAACCTGGGCTTCGGTCTCGAAGGGCTGTCCCCCCAGGACCGCAACACGCTGACCGTCACGCTGTTTGCTTGGCTGATGCAGTAA
- a CDS encoding P1 family peptidase, whose amino-acid sequence MTLTANATLTALPSFQVGHWTDPVGLTGCTVVLCPPEGAVASASFLGPSPGTREGVLLAPEKAVERVHALLLTGGSAFGLAAADGLMRGLETQGRGVETGFARVPIVPAAVIYDLGSGDPQARPTAESGLAALQAASSAPVSCGAVGAGTGATVSKWRGPAATRPGGLGSVFLEEAGVGVGVLAVVNPVGDVLDERGQPLGQPPGPLPQPQAPATAVQNTTLLAVATEHALTKAECRRLADAACAALARVISPSHTGWDGDAAFVLSSGTRPAADPLRLTDLTARAVCAAVRQAVRLAAEAGPQGRTSTVP is encoded by the coding sequence ATGACCCTCACTGCCAATGCCACCCTCACGGCGCTGCCGAGCTTTCAGGTGGGGCACTGGACCGATCCGGTGGGCCTCACCGGCTGCACCGTCGTCCTTTGCCCACCGGAAGGGGCAGTGGCGTCGGCCAGTTTTCTGGGCCCCAGCCCCGGCACCCGCGAGGGCGTGCTGCTGGCCCCCGAAAAGGCAGTGGAGCGGGTCCACGCCCTGCTGCTGACGGGGGGCAGCGCCTTCGGTCTGGCCGCCGCCGACGGGCTGATGCGTGGGCTGGAAACCCAGGGCCGGGGGGTAGAAACGGGGTTTGCGCGGGTGCCTATCGTGCCGGCAGCCGTCATCTACGACCTGGGCAGCGGTGACCCTCAGGCGCGGCCCACGGCGGAGTCGGGCCTGGCGGCGCTCCAGGCGGCCAGCAGCGCTCCGGTGTCCTGCGGCGCGGTGGGGGCCGGCACCGGGGCCACGGTGAGCAAGTGGCGCGGTCCGGCCGCCACCCGGCCCGGGGGCCTGGGCAGCGTCTTTCTGGAAGAGGCTGGAGTCGGGGTGGGCGTGCTGGCGGTGGTCAATCCGGTGGGCGACGTGCTGGATGAACGTGGGCAGCCGCTGGGTCAGCCGCCGGGGCCCCTCCCTCAGCCCCAGGCTCCGGCCACGGCGGTACAGAACACCACGCTGCTGGCGGTTGCCACCGAGCACGCGCTTACCAAGGCCGAATGCCGCCGCTTGGCCGACGCAGCGTGCGCGGCGCTGGCACGGGTGATTTCTCCCAGTCATACCGGCTGGGACGGCGACGCGGCGTTCGTCCTGAGCAGCGGCACTCGGCCTGCCGCCGACCCGCTGCGCCTCACCGACCTGACGGCGCGGGCGGTGTGCGCGGCGGTCCGGCAAGCCGTGCGCCTGGCAGCCGAGGCCGGGCCGCAGGGCCGAACCTCCACAGTTCCCTGA
- a CDS encoding alpha/beta fold hydrolase — protein sequence MSPRTPPWTDRLRHVNGIRLHCLEAGPESGPPVLLLHGFPEDSRAWKKQIGPLARAGFRVVAPDLRGYHLSDRPAGVQAYRIDTLLDDVVALIHSLGYTRAHVVGHDWGGIIAWALAIRSPEVVDRLAVLNAPHPAAFRRELRRAEQKRRSWYVAFFQLPWLPEQLLPLLGRYALHGRPGSFSAADLTGYQAAWSQPGAASAMIHYYRALVRFGNVEGARVQAPTLLLWGMQDVALVPELSEGLEEWVPDLRVVRFPDATHWLMRDEPVRVSNLLTEFLA from the coding sequence ATGAGCCCCCGCACCCCGCCCTGGACCGACCGCCTGCGCCATGTGAACGGTATCCGGCTGCACTGCCTGGAAGCTGGGCCGGAAAGCGGCCCACCCGTGCTGCTGCTGCACGGCTTTCCCGAAGACAGCCGCGCCTGGAAAAAGCAAATCGGCCCGCTGGCCCGCGCCGGGTTCCGCGTGGTGGCCCCGGACCTGCGCGGCTATCACCTCAGCGACCGGCCCGCTGGTGTGCAGGCCTACCGGATAGACACCCTGCTGGACGACGTGGTGGCCCTGATTCACAGCCTGGGCTACACCCGCGCCCACGTGGTGGGGCACGACTGGGGCGGCATCATCGCCTGGGCGCTGGCGATTCGCAGCCCCGAGGTGGTGGACCGTCTGGCCGTGCTCAATGCGCCGCACCCGGCAGCCTTCCGGCGTGAACTGCGCCGCGCCGAGCAAAAGCGGCGGTCATGGTATGTGGCTTTTTTTCAGCTACCCTGGTTGCCTGAACAGCTGTTGCCGTTGCTGGGGCGGTACGCCCTGCACGGCCGACCCGGCAGTTTCAGCGCGGCGGACCTGACGGGGTATCAGGCGGCCTGGTCACAGCCCGGTGCGGCCAGCGCCATGATTCACTACTACCGCGCTCTGGTCCGCTTCGGCAATGTGGAGGGGGCACGGGTGCAGGCGCCCACGCTGCTGCTGTGGGGCATGCAGGACGTGGCGCTGGTGCCCGAGCTGAGCGAAGGGTTGGAGGAGTGGGTGCCGGACCTGCGGGTGGTGCGCTTCCCGGACGCCACCCACTGGCTGATGCGCGACGAGCCGGTGCGCGTGAGCAACCTGCTGACCGAGTTCCTGGCCTAG
- the trmH gene encoding tRNA (guanosine(18)-2'-O)-methyltransferase TrmH produces MTPERYAKILRVLRLRQPTLSVLMDEVNKPHNLSAILRTCDAVGAMTAHAVPPQSMSLGSFRSRIFEASSGSAHKWVSVQQHASALEAIRTLQGQGVQVLATHLSQRSVDYREPDYTRPTCVLLGAEKFGVSDVAAEAADANIVIPMMGMVQSLNVSVAAATILFEAQRQRLEAGMYAQPQLSDEELRRMAFRWAYPDLAEKYDEQGVEYPPLDEQGQIIG; encoded by the coding sequence ATGACGCCCGAACGTTACGCCAAAATTCTGCGCGTGCTGCGCCTGCGCCAGCCCACCCTCAGCGTCCTGATGGACGAGGTCAACAAGCCACACAACCTCAGCGCGATTCTGCGGACCTGCGACGCGGTAGGCGCGATGACCGCCCACGCCGTGCCGCCGCAGAGCATGAGCCTGGGGTCGTTCCGCTCCCGCATCTTCGAGGCCAGCTCCGGCAGTGCCCACAAGTGGGTCAGCGTGCAGCAGCATGCCTCGGCACTGGAGGCCATCCGCACGCTACAGGGGCAGGGCGTGCAGGTGCTGGCGACCCACCTCTCGCAGCGCTCGGTGGACTACCGCGAGCCCGACTACACCCGTCCCACCTGCGTGCTGCTGGGCGCCGAGAAGTTCGGCGTGAGTGACGTTGCCGCCGAAGCCGCCGACGCCAACATCGTCATTCCCATGATGGGTATGGTGCAGAGCCTGAACGTATCGGTAGCCGCTGCCACCATCCTGTTCGAGGCGCAGCGCCAGCGGCTGGAAGCCGGGATGTATGCCCAGCCGCAGCTGAGCGACGAGGAACTGCGCCGCATGGCTTTTCGCTGGGCCTACCCTGACCTGGCCGAGAAATACGACGAGCAAGGCGTAGAATACCCACCGCTGGATGAGCAGGGGCAAATCATCGGCTGA
- a CDS encoding alpha/beta fold hydrolase: MTDLFADSALNGETAFLNGAELYFAYQPADSERPTLVFLHGGPGYNSFSFQELFGERLQEAGWPAVYLDQRGCGRSAPLAETEQGEDALDLDTLVGDVEALRAHLNLDRIVPLGHGFGALIALEYARRYPQHTARVVAVSPWVHFPQLALTLLAEASALKGQPLNDPADELRAQTPEGEYPAVGAARVQAAFDLLNARDLLNALQFPDPQARMQLEFVDAEGQLTGRAEVGEALVYQGLWEFEYPPFLQEITRPIFVIAGVHDRSSYPEQTDWLEDLGGADVTVLDTGHYPWLDDEDAFAGALQEALTR, translated from the coding sequence ATGACCGACCTGTTCGCAGATTCCGCCCTGAACGGAGAGACGGCCTTCCTGAACGGCGCCGAGCTTTACTTCGCCTACCAGCCCGCCGATTCAGAGCGGCCCACACTGGTGTTCCTGCACGGCGGCCCCGGCTACAACAGCTTTTCTTTTCAGGAGCTGTTCGGCGAGCGGCTGCAGGAGGCCGGCTGGCCCGCTGTGTACCTCGACCAGCGCGGCTGCGGCCGCAGCGCCCCCCTGGCCGAGACCGAGCAGGGCGAAGACGCGCTGGACCTTGACACGCTGGTCGGGGACGTGGAGGCCCTGCGCGCTCACCTGAACCTGGACCGTATCGTGCCGCTGGGCCACGGCTTCGGCGCCCTGATTGCGCTGGAGTATGCACGGCGCTACCCGCAGCACACGGCGCGGGTCGTGGCAGTCAGCCCGTGGGTCCACTTTCCGCAGCTGGCACTCACCCTGCTGGCCGAGGCGAGTGCCCTGAAAGGTCAGCCTCTGAACGACCCGGCAGACGAACTGCGTGCCCAGACCCCGGAAGGCGAGTACCCAGCGGTGGGCGCAGCCCGCGTGCAAGCCGCGTTCGACCTGCTGAACGCCCGCGACCTGCTGAACGCGCTGCAATTCCCGGACCCGCAGGCCCGCATGCAGCTGGAATTCGTGGACGCCGAAGGCCAGCTGACCGGCCGCGCCGAGGTGGGCGAGGCGCTGGTGTACCAGGGACTCTGGGAGTTCGAGTATCCCCCCTTCTTGCAGGAAATCACCCGGCCCATCTTCGTGATCGCGGGGGTGCACGACCGCAGCTCGTACCCCGAGCAGACCGACTGGTTGGAGGATTTGGGCGGTGCCGACGTGACCGTACTGGACACCGGACATTACCCCTGGCTGGATGATGAGGACGCCTTTGCGGGAGCGTTGCAGGAAGCCCTGACCCGCTAA
- a CDS encoding IS630 family transposase (programmed frameshift), whose protein sequence is MEWQPNQYSRAQLEERRLAATEWLQQGSHTHREIAAHFGVSVLTVTSWSARLRKKGSLQATVSSGRPARLTESQHDQLRTLLREGALQHGFPDETWTTKRVAELIGRHFEVWYHHDHVRKILRKLGFSPQMPDGRAAERSELRIASWREQVLPELEKKVAEGATIIYLDEVGFSLKGVRRRTWSPRGVTPLVTLRANWEKLSTIGAITSDGRFFQHTTSGAIRSGEVIRFFGHILRQVQGNIVVVLDNAKIHHAKVTQAFVGSHERLSLIFLPPYAPELNPIELVWAYVKRNVLGNFCAHSIRALKKRLVTAWQRVRYIHLPRQLMDANLRRYQ, encoded by the exons GTGGAATGGCAACCGAACCAATATTCTCGTGCCCAACTTGAGGAGCGGCGTCTGGCTGCTACCGAGTGGCTGCAGCAAGGCAGCCACACACACCGCGAAATCGCTGCTCACTTCGGCGTCTCCGTGCTCACGGTGACTTCTTGGAGTGCTCGGCTCAGAAAGAAGGGAAGCTTGCAAGCGACGGTCAGCTCTGGTCGTCCTGCTCGGCTGACTGAGTCTCAGCACGACCAGCTTCGCACCCTCCTGCGGGAGGGTGCTCTGCAGCATGGGTTTCCTGACGAAACTTGGACGACAAAACGTGTGGCAGAGCTGATCGGGCGGCACTTCGAGGTGTGGTACCACCATGATCACGTCCGTAAAATCCTACGAAAGTTGGGGTTCAGCCCACAGATGCCAGATGGGCGGGCTGCTGAGCGGAGCGAACTTCGGATTGCATCCTGGCGGGAACAGGTGCTCCCGGAGTTGGAA AAAAAGGTCGCTGAGGGAGCCACAATCATCTATCTGGATGAGGTCGGATTCTCGTTGAAAGGCGTGCGAAGGCGAACGTGGTCCCCCAGGGGCGTGACGCCCCTGGTCACGCTCAGAGCGAACTGGGAGAAGCTTTCGACGATTGGGGCGATCACTTCAGATGGACGATTCTTCCAGCACACAACATCCGGAGCGATCCGCAGTGGAGAGGTCATCCGATTCTTTGGGCACATCCTGCGCCAAGTTCAGGGGAACATCGTCGTGGTGCTGGACAATGCGAAAATTCATCACGCGAAAGTAACCCAGGCGTTCGTGGGTTCCCACGAACGCCTCTCTCTGATCTTTCTGCCTCCGTATGCTCCAGAGTTGAACCCGATCGAGTTGGTGTGGGCCTACGTCAAGCGCAATGTGTTGGGGAACTTTTGTGCCCACTCCATCAGAGCGCTGAAAAAGAGGCTTGTCACCGCCTGGCAGCGGGTCCGCTATATTCACCTGCCCCGTCAGCTTATGGACGCCAACTTACGCCGCTATCAATAG
- a CDS encoding trimeric intracellular cation channel family protein, which produces MPLPELLHLPGEPLTGVQSGLRAFDLLGTLAFAMSGALLAVRKRFDMFGVLVLGAVTAVGGGAVRDTLTGQTPPLFLRDELYAWLALGGGLLAFAFGERLARFERTIQVFDSIGLAVFASSGALGALALGLGPLGVTFAGMLSGVGGGIIRDLIANEVPEVMYRRDQLYATAAALGAATVYLSVPHLGVLGGQLAGIAAVLLLRVISRQGWVQLPVRRLPGE; this is translated from the coding sequence GTGCCCCTGCCTGAACTGCTGCACCTCCCCGGCGAACCCCTGACCGGGGTGCAGTCTGGGCTGCGGGCCTTCGACTTGCTGGGCACCCTGGCTTTTGCGATGTCGGGAGCGCTGCTGGCTGTCCGCAAGCGCTTCGATATGTTCGGCGTGCTGGTGCTGGGCGCCGTGACAGCCGTGGGCGGCGGCGCGGTGCGCGACACCCTGACCGGCCAGACCCCGCCCCTGTTTCTGCGCGACGAGCTGTACGCCTGGCTGGCACTGGGCGGCGGGCTGCTGGCCTTCGCGTTCGGGGAGCGGCTGGCCCGCTTCGAGCGCACCATTCAGGTGTTCGATTCCATCGGTCTGGCGGTGTTCGCCTCGTCCGGGGCACTGGGCGCACTGGCGCTGGGGCTGGGGCCGCTGGGCGTGACCTTTGCCGGCATGCTGAGCGGCGTGGGCGGCGGAATTATCCGCGACCTGATCGCCAACGAGGTGCCGGAAGTGATGTACCGCCGCGACCAGCTGTACGCCACCGCCGCCGCGCTGGGGGCCGCCACCGTGTACCTGAGCGTGCCCCACCTGGGGGTGCTGGGCGGGCAACTGGCCGGAATTGCCGCCGTGCTGCTGCTGCGCGTCATCTCGCGCCAGGGCTGGGTGCAATTGCCGGTACGGCGCTTGCCGGGCGAGTAG